The genomic window TAAAAAGCCCAAACCACCGGATAAATTTCCTCCTAGTCCCCTAGAAATTACCACACGCGATCCACTGTTACCACGTTTGCCCAAGGATAAACAGCCGTTAACTCTCGAAGAACAGCAAAAGTTAGAACCAGCGCTGGATGCCTTAAATCAAGAAGCAGCAGCAAAACTGCAAGCAGGCGATCAGGTGGCGGCGTTTGAAATTTGGAACCGGGAACTGCGCTTGCGGCGCTTTTTAGGTTCATCACTAGAGGTGCAAGCACTATCACGAGTCGGGGCGATCGCCTGGAAGCAAAACGACAGCCAAGAAGTACAATATATTACGCAGCGATTGCAAGCAATTCAAAAGCAGGTACAATCTCAGAAAAAAACTGCCCAAATTGATCTAGAATTGTGGCGATCGCTAGGGCAAGCTTACCAAAATGTGCGATCGCCAAAACTCGCTCTAGAAGTTTACGACCAAGTTTTGTTAGTGGTGCGACAGCAAAAAGATACAACAGCATTAATAGAAATCCTCAAGACAATTGGAGAACTAAATTTGAGTTGGTTTGATTATCGCAAAGCTGCGCCAATCTACGAGGAATTGTTGGGTTTAGCTACTTCTGTTGGCGACCGTGTAAACGAGCTAACATATTTGCAACGGCTGGCTGAGATTTACGAGCAGACAAACCAACCACAGCAGTCATTGAATGTACTTAATAAATTAGCAGAAATTTACGTCAATGAAAATAATCTTACTGAAATACCAGAATTAAAGCTAGCGATCGCTTCAGATTACGAATCTTTAGCAAAGAAAGATCCTAACTTACTGTTAGAAGCTTTTAAAAATTATCAAGAAGCTTATACTACTGCTTGGCAATTACAGGAGTACGTTCGTGCTGGTGAAGCTTTGCAAAAATTAATTGCGCTGTATCGTTCTCAAGGACAAACAGACGAGGCTTTGCAGGCTAGCCAAATTCTTGTGCAGACAGAGGCAGAAGCCGCCAACTTTTACGGGTTGATGCAAGCTTATGACCAAATTGGGCAATTGTATCTAGAACGTAAAGAGTTTCCTCAAGCACTAACAGCTTTTCAAAAAGGGTTAGAACTAGCGCACCAACTCAAACATCAGGAAGCATACTTTACTGGGCAAATTGAAAAAGTCTCAAAAGCAAATTTGTAGGCAAAACCCACGCAGGTGGGTTTTAAACCCTTGATTTTCTCTTAGCCACGGAGGTGGACTTTGCTTGTGTAGTAGTGAATTATATTCGCCTAAGACTTTTCAAACAACCTCTTAGGTAGTTGAATGGAAATTGAAAAACTTAATTAGCTATAACTCTCAAATATGTTAGCGAAAAAAGAATTTCCAAATGAAATAGACAGTTCAGTTAAAAATATCTTGCTCATGGGCGTAACCGGCTACATTGGTGGAA from Nostoc sp. UHCC 0926 includes these protein-coding regions:
- a CDS encoding tetratricopeptide repeat protein, coding for MLKHLIVIVTAATLFSSSLTLADSKKPKPPDKFPPSPLEITTRDPLLPRLPKDKQPLTLEEQQKLEPALDALNQEAAAKLQAGDQVAAFEIWNRELRLRRFLGSSLEVQALSRVGAIAWKQNDSQEVQYITQRLQAIQKQVQSQKKTAQIDLELWRSLGQAYQNVRSPKLALEVYDQVLLVVRQQKDTTALIEILKTIGELNLSWFDYRKAAPIYEELLGLATSVGDRVNELTYLQRLAEIYEQTNQPQQSLNVLNKLAEIYVNENNLTEIPELKLAIASDYESLAKKDPNLLLEAFKNYQEAYTTAWQLQEYVRAGEALQKLIALYRSQGQTDEALQASQILVQTEAEAANFYGLMQAYDQIGQLYLERKEFPQALTAFQKGLELAHQLKHQEAYFTGQIEKVSKANL